In a single window of the Candidatus Poribacteria bacterium genome:
- the rpoZ gene encoding DNA-directed RNA polymerase subunit omega: MSEVVYNEDLVKRVSNKYLAVNVAAKRARDINANGLPIAPSSTADKKKKPVAVATQELVEGKLHFERSEVKAPAQNTPSIFTDSQDSDDGSDIFDEELLAREGDADPEEREEGL; encoded by the coding sequence ATGAGCGAAGTCGTTTACAATGAGGACTTGGTGAAACGCGTATCAAATAAATACCTCGCAGTGAATGTTGCCGCGAAACGTGCCAGAGATATAAACGCAAATGGTTTGCCTATTGCGCCTTCAAGCACTGCAGATAAAAAGAAGAAACCTGTCGCCGTTGCTACACAAGAGTTAGTTGAAGGGAAACTTCACTTTGAAAGAAGCGAGGTCAAAGCACCCGCTCAGAATACACCCTCAATTTTTACCGACTCGCAGGATTCAGACGACGGTAGTGATATATTTGATGAAGAACTTCTCGCACGCGAAGGCGATGCTGATCCAGAGGAACGT
- the mqnC gene encoding dehypoxanthine futalosine cyclase, with product MDTNIQSILEKSLAGERLDFDDCLTLFKSHDLLALGHAADIVRQRKHPEGYVTYIVDRNINYTNWCYVDCDFCAFYRHRQDPDAYVMEREELGEKIQETLDLGGELILMQGGLHPKLKLDWYEDLLRWIKANYRIHIHGFSPPELDWFAKINRMSLREMLIRLRDAGLDSIPGGGAEILTDHARNEISPKKCTADEWLEVMRQGHLVGLQSSATMMYGHVESYAERVEHLVRLRDLQDETGGFTAFICWSFQPTNTDMDHIPPAGSFEYLKTLAISRLFLDNFDNFQSSWVTQGPKIGQLSLKFGANDMGGTMIEENVVSKAGTVYCMPIEEIERTIAELGYIPKRRNFFYELLN from the coding sequence ATGGATACAAACATCCAATCTATTCTTGAGAAATCGCTCGCGGGCGAACGGTTAGACTTTGATGACTGTCTGACGCTTTTCAAGAGCCACGATCTACTTGCGCTGGGGCACGCTGCGGATATTGTCCGACAACGCAAACATCCGGAAGGTTACGTCACGTATATTGTTGACCGAAATATCAACTATACCAATTGGTGTTATGTGGACTGCGATTTCTGTGCTTTTTACCGCCATCGTCAAGACCCTGACGCTTATGTTATGGAACGGGAAGAACTGGGGGAAAAGATACAGGAAACACTGGACCTTGGCGGTGAGTTGATTCTCATGCAAGGTGGATTGCATCCAAAACTTAAACTTGACTGGTACGAAGATCTCCTGCGTTGGATCAAAGCAAATTACCGCATCCATATCCACGGGTTTTCCCCACCAGAGTTGGACTGGTTTGCCAAGATAAACCGTATGTCGCTGCGAGAGATGCTTATCCGGTTGCGAGACGCTGGACTTGATTCGATCCCTGGAGGCGGTGCAGAGATTCTCACGGATCATGCCCGTAATGAGATTAGCCCTAAAAAATGCACGGCTGACGAATGGCTGGAGGTTATGCGTCAGGGACACTTGGTTGGTCTCCAGTCGAGCGCGACGATGATGTATGGGCATGTAGAGAGTTACGCCGAACGTGTTGAACACCTCGTCAGACTGCGTGATTTACAAGATGAGACGGGTGGATTCACAGCGTTTATTTGCTGGTCGTTTCAACCCACCAACACCGATATGGATCATATACCACCGGCAGGGAGTTTTGAATACCTCAAAACACTCGCTATTTCGCGATTGTTTCTGGATAACTTCGACAACTTTCAATCTTCATGGGTAACCCAAGGTCCGAAAATCGGACAATTATCGCTTAAATTCGGTGCGAATGATATGGGAGGCACAATGATAGAGGAGAACGTTGTCAGCAAAGCTGGAACGGTCTATTGCATGCCGATTGAAGAGATCGAACGCACGATAGCCGAGTTAGGTTATATCCCCAAACGCCGTAATTTTTTCTACGAACTCCTGAATTAA
- a CDS encoding glycosyltransferase — protein sequence MRILVLSHSYIMKPYRRKFALIAERPDVTLRVVVPARWYESFQDIVFEPELDTPCEEFPCPIRFSGYGSRFYYRHGVKPHFQDFQPDIIHLEEEAWSLNALQTVRLKRKYCPNSRFIFRTSLSIPTKQRFGFLPVWIERRVFRETDRAFPLSVNAGKILTQRGYTGQQTPFPNGVDVRHFYKMDVSKLKTSLQLSDCFVVGYVGRLLQMKGVDTLLEAVASLVNRDTTRTYKLLIVGQGEDKPRFQKTAETLGISGHIVWIDAVPPEAVAAYINCMDTLVLPSRTTPGWVEFFGRVLIEAMACEVPVVGSNSGEIPHVIDNAGLTFPEGDMETLAEQIHRITHDARLRNDLVEGGLNRVKDFTWETIAEQTYQVYQELLEGAS from the coding sequence GTGCGTATCTTAGTCCTCTCTCATTCCTATATTATGAAGCCGTACCGACGAAAGTTCGCTCTCATCGCGGAACGTCCGGATGTCACATTACGGGTTGTCGTTCCTGCACGTTGGTATGAAAGTTTTCAAGATATTGTCTTTGAACCGGAGTTGGACACGCCGTGTGAAGAATTTCCATGTCCAATACGATTCTCGGGATACGGCAGTCGTTTTTACTACCGCCACGGTGTGAAGCCACACTTCCAAGATTTTCAACCGGATATTATCCACTTAGAAGAGGAGGCTTGGAGCCTTAATGCTCTACAGACAGTTCGGTTGAAACGCAAATATTGTCCAAACAGTCGTTTTATTTTTCGGACATCCCTGAGTATACCGACTAAACAGCGGTTTGGCTTTTTACCTGTGTGGATTGAACGCCGTGTTTTTCGAGAAACGGATAGAGCTTTCCCACTGAGTGTGAATGCTGGCAAGATCCTAACGCAACGCGGTTACACCGGACAGCAAACCCCGTTTCCGAACGGTGTTGATGTCCGGCATTTCTATAAAATGGATGTCAGCAAGTTGAAGACTTCATTGCAGCTCAGCGACTGTTTTGTCGTTGGTTACGTAGGTAGATTACTTCAGATGAAGGGAGTAGACACACTTCTTGAGGCTGTAGCGTCCCTTGTAAACCGAGATACGACGCGCACATATAAACTGCTAATCGTCGGACAAGGTGAGGATAAACCGCGTTTTCAAAAAACTGCTGAAACTCTTGGAATCTCTGGACATATTGTGTGGATAGACGCGGTGCCTCCTGAAGCGGTAGCCGCCTATATTAATTGTATGGATACACTGGTGCTGCCATCTCGAACAACACCCGGATGGGTAGAATTTTTCGGTAGGGTGCTTATCGAAGCAATGGCATGCGAAGTACCGGTCGTCGGTTCAAATTCCGGCGAAATTCCGCATGTGATTGATAACGCGGGACTTACCTTCCCTGAAGGCGATATGGAGACTTTGGCAGAACAGATACATCGCATCACACACGATGCGCGTCTTCGGAACGATTTAGTTGAAGGTGGGCTTAACCGCGTCAAGGACTTCACATGGGAAACGATTGCGGAACAGACTTATCAGGTATATCAGGAGTTGCTTGAAGGTGCTTCGTAA
- a CDS encoding FAD-binding protein, with protein sequence MDPSTLETLEQQLSNTLAGEVRFDLYSKALYSTDASLYQIQPIGVVIPKDSQDVIKTVQIAAARNIPILPRGGGTSLAGQSVGKAIVLDMSKYMNQLLEVNVAERWARVQPGIVLDELNHKLKPHGLMYAPDVATSSRANVGGTIGNNSAGSHSLIYGKTIDHVMSLDLVLSNADEITASPISIAELETKKQCNTLEANIYRELCRVCADNEDEIRKRYPRILRRVAGYNLDEFIPNAGSKEVTPYRRDGCDADHPFSLTKILVGSEGTLATTLEATINLVPIPKLTALCVVHFESLVGSMEAMQPILECNPTAVELIDKTILDMARGSLEFSRLTTFIQGEPAALLAVEFYGETQAELESQLDRLEKTLKSTSFGYAFVRCFTSEEKSRVWETRKAGLGLLMGMKGDAKPVGFVEDAAVPIENLPEYVRRFDEIVTSHDTTAAYYAHASVGLLHNRPIVNLKSETDIQKMHDIASEVRDLLMELDGAMSGEHGDGLVRSEWIESMFGPQIYQALAAVKKAFDPNGIMNPGKIVDAPLMTENLRFGTDYNTIKVDTYFDFSSQDGFGGAIEMCNGVGACRKTLTGTMCPSFIGTREEEHSTRGRANALRSIISGALPHTELTSERLQEVLDLCLGCKACKAECPSNVDMAKIKYEVLAHYHKANGLPLHRRLFGEIGALAPLGSMFSPFSNWAVNNGFSKWVAEKLIGVDRRRDMPTFVRPTHEQWFRKRKSRRRSDKKVVLFSDTFMNYSEPSIGKAAVELLEACGFEVLLPKKKCCGRPLISEGMLDRAVANASYNIDALRGYADAGIPIVGCEPSCTSAITDDYVELIGTPAAKGVAEATCSFEEFLVQLADKGELPLEFSVEPRDVLLHGHCHQRALVGTQPTVKMLSLPSEHNVTVIDSSCCGMAGAFGYEKAHYDLSMKIGELRLFEAVREKSPGSFALSAAGFSCRHQLEHGTGVQPKHPIEILHEAAR encoded by the coding sequence ATGGACCCTTCTACATTGGAAACCCTTGAACAACAATTATCCAATACGCTTGCAGGAGAGGTGCGCTTCGATTTGTATTCTAAGGCCCTCTATAGCACGGACGCGAGCCTCTACCAAATACAGCCGATAGGTGTTGTAATCCCGAAAGATAGCCAAGATGTTATTAAGACTGTGCAAATTGCGGCAGCACGCAATATTCCGATCCTCCCGCGCGGTGGCGGCACGAGTCTCGCTGGACAGAGTGTCGGTAAGGCAATCGTGTTGGACATGTCCAAATACATGAATCAACTCCTTGAGGTAAATGTCGCAGAGCGTTGGGCGCGCGTGCAACCCGGTATTGTCTTAGACGAACTGAACCATAAGTTAAAACCTCACGGTTTGATGTATGCCCCTGATGTCGCTACGAGCAGCCGAGCGAACGTCGGTGGCACCATTGGAAACAACTCCGCGGGTTCGCATTCCCTCATCTACGGTAAAACCATTGATCACGTCATGTCGCTTGATTTAGTGCTTTCCAACGCTGATGAAATCACAGCATCCCCCATTTCCATTGCAGAATTAGAGACTAAAAAACAGTGCAACACATTAGAGGCAAACATCTATCGTGAACTTTGCCGAGTGTGTGCGGACAACGAAGATGAGATCCGTAAACGCTATCCTCGTATCCTGCGTCGCGTTGCGGGTTACAATCTCGATGAGTTTATTCCAAATGCTGGTTCAAAAGAGGTTACACCTTATCGTCGTGATGGATGTGACGCAGACCATCCGTTTAGCTTGACGAAAATCCTCGTCGGCTCTGAAGGGACACTTGCAACGACGCTTGAGGCGACAATAAACCTCGTGCCGATTCCTAAATTGACCGCTTTGTGCGTTGTACACTTCGAGTCACTTGTCGGTTCCATGGAGGCGATGCAACCTATCTTGGAATGCAATCCGACTGCCGTAGAACTTATAGATAAGACTATCCTTGATATGGCGCGGGGTTCACTGGAATTTTCGCGGCTTACGACTTTTATACAAGGCGAACCTGCCGCACTGCTTGCTGTTGAATTTTACGGTGAAACTCAAGCGGAATTGGAGTCGCAGTTAGACAGGCTTGAAAAAACGCTGAAAAGTACTAGCTTCGGTTATGCATTCGTGCGCTGTTTTACCAGTGAGGAGAAGTCCCGCGTCTGGGAAACTCGGAAAGCAGGACTTGGCTTGTTAATGGGGATGAAGGGTGATGCGAAGCCGGTTGGTTTCGTCGAAGATGCCGCGGTGCCGATAGAGAACTTACCGGAATACGTCCGTAGATTTGATGAGATTGTTACATCACACGATACGACTGCTGCCTACTACGCGCACGCGAGCGTTGGATTATTACACAACCGTCCTATCGTCAATCTCAAATCTGAAACCGATATTCAGAAGATGCACGACATCGCCAGCGAGGTCCGAGACCTACTCATGGAATTAGACGGTGCGATGAGCGGTGAACATGGCGACGGTCTCGTCCGCAGTGAGTGGATAGAGAGCATGTTCGGTCCGCAGATATATCAAGCCCTCGCTGCAGTGAAAAAAGCGTTTGATCCGAACGGGATCATGAATCCGGGTAAAATCGTTGATGCACCCCTGATGACAGAAAATCTCCGCTTCGGGACAGACTATAACACCATTAAGGTTGATACTTACTTCGATTTTTCCAGTCAAGACGGATTTGGCGGAGCAATCGAAATGTGCAACGGTGTCGGTGCGTGTCGGAAAACACTGACAGGCACGATGTGCCCGTCTTTTATTGGGACACGCGAAGAGGAGCACTCGACACGTGGCCGTGCAAATGCGCTCCGATCCATTATTTCAGGTGCGTTGCCACATACGGAACTCACAAGTGAACGACTTCAAGAAGTATTAGACTTATGTCTGGGATGCAAAGCGTGTAAGGCGGAATGTCCATCAAATGTAGATATGGCGAAGATTAAGTATGAAGTCCTTGCACATTATCATAAAGCAAACGGTTTACCGTTGCACCGACGTTTGTTTGGTGAAATCGGTGCGCTCGCGCCTTTAGGCTCAATGTTCTCACCTTTCTCGAACTGGGCAGTCAATAACGGGTTTTCCAAATGGGTTGCCGAGAAACTCATCGGTGTTGATCGGCGGCGCGATATGCCGACTTTCGTGCGCCCTACCCATGAACAGTGGTTCCGAAAGCGGAAATCCCGACGAAGATCGGACAAAAAGGTGGTTCTTTTTTCGGATACCTTTATGAATTACAGCGAACCCTCTATCGGCAAAGCTGCGGTGGAATTGCTCGAAGCATGTGGCTTTGAAGTATTACTGCCGAAAAAAAAGTGTTGTGGACGCCCTCTTATCTCCGAGGGAATGCTTGACCGAGCCGTTGCGAATGCGAGTTACAATATTGACGCACTTCGCGGTTATGCTGACGCGGGAATTCCAATTGTCGGGTGTGAACCGAGTTGTACCTCTGCTATCACTGATGATTACGTCGAGTTAATCGGCACGCCTGCCGCGAAAGGTGTTGCTGAGGCGACTTGTTCGTTCGAGGAATTTCTTGTCCAACTTGCTGACAAGGGTGAATTGCCCTTGGAATTCTCGGTAGAACCGCGTGATGTATTGCTGCATGGACATTGTCATCAGCGAGCACTTGTCGGTACTCAGCCGACTGTGAAGATGTTAAGTTTGCCATCGGAACACAATGTCACTGTGATCGATTCGAGTTGTTGTGGCATGGCGGGTGCGTTCGGATACGAGAAGGCACACTATGACCTCTCTATGAAAATTGGCGAATTGAGACTTTTTGAGGCTGTTCGTGAGAAATCACCGGGTAGTTTTGCGTTGAGTGCTGCTGGCTTTTCTTGTAGACATCAACTGGAACATGGGACGGGTGTTCAACCGAAACACCCGATTGAAATCTTACATGAGGCGGCAAGGTAA
- a CDS encoding phytanoyl-CoA dioxygenase family protein, with the protein MDLKERKAFFEKEGYLVFENLLSAAEVETCQAEIHRLHQFAAGQESDPEKERAAVARRHVQQEPFAQDETQGNNLPVLRKAENTRQYSDVFRDLAQHPKLISVVQELIGTEDLLLFRSTLMFKPAFHGSSHGLHQDSAYWPMEPPSLVTVSIALNDATVENGCFKVIPRSHHWGMQSWGHIARQQDAALTDREEVSEQQLDVPLSAGSALFFHSLMVHGSGPNTTPHPRNTALYAYFSPQVRYVPKDGKPGNKTFPVVAGLSGKTELTLVAQT; encoded by the coding sequence ATGGATTTGAAGGAGCGGAAAGCGTTTTTTGAAAAGGAAGGTTACCTCGTTTTTGAGAATCTGTTATCGGCAGCAGAAGTCGAAACCTGCCAAGCAGAGATCCACCGTTTGCATCAGTTTGCTGCAGGACAGGAGTCCGATCCTGAGAAGGAACGGGCAGCGGTCGCACGTCGGCACGTCCAGCAGGAACCGTTCGCCCAAGATGAAACACAAGGGAATAATTTACCTGTGCTGCGGAAGGCAGAAAATACGCGTCAGTACTCCGATGTATTTCGGGACCTCGCACAACATCCGAAACTCATTAGCGTTGTTCAAGAACTGATTGGAACAGAAGACTTATTGCTTTTTAGAAGCACACTGATGTTCAAACCGGCGTTTCATGGCTCTTCGCATGGATTGCACCAAGATTCGGCGTATTGGCCCATGGAACCCCCGAGCCTTGTTACCGTGAGTATTGCCCTCAATGACGCTACAGTCGAAAACGGTTGTTTCAAGGTAATTCCAAGAAGCCACCACTGGGGAATGCAGTCGTGGGGACATATCGCACGTCAGCAGGATGCAGCACTGACTGATCGGGAGGAAGTCTCGGAACAACAACTGGACGTTCCACTTTCTGCGGGAAGTGCTCTATTTTTCCACAGTTTAATGGTCCACGGTTCTGGACCAAACACCACGCCTCATCCTCGGAACACGGCGTTGTATGCTTACTTTTCGCCGCAGGTCCGGTATGTGCCGAAAGATGGCAAGCCGGGGAACAAAACATTTCCGGTGGTTGCGGGACTCAGTGGCAAAACAGAACTGACGCTTGTCGCCCAAACATAG
- a CDS encoding CBS domain-containing protein, translating into MDEITQDVSEEKNRQMPVIRKQDRAEVVPVKPNALAVYEEQQESDREKKGFFGKSGRKSVLSGEQLTQLIQENIQALPEHEGQFLRAIFALKTLTVQEVMVPLSEIVPLIVGSPCSEIPKYYRASSYRYIPVYNERVDWLIGIVDAMEIATTEQQDQDLAIFVKETRYVPALKSALDLLNELRHSEVPIAIVVNEHGSCIGIVELIDILEKIVGDIATNRKRETPRVEQLEQNEWRIDARVLIPEVNTALDTDIPRDRCDTIGGFILMLLGRLPEPGETIAYENLEFTVDEVFKYRISAIRILKKTEQHTNQ; encoded by the coding sequence ATGGACGAAATTACCCAAGATGTTTCGGAAGAAAAAAATCGCCAGATGCCTGTTATCAGAAAACAGGACAGGGCGGAAGTCGTACCTGTGAAACCTAATGCCCTTGCTGTTTATGAGGAACAACAGGAATCTGATCGTGAAAAAAAAGGGTTCTTCGGGAAATCAGGTCGAAAGTCGGTATTGTCCGGCGAACAACTGACGCAGTTAATTCAAGAGAACATTCAGGCACTTCCTGAACACGAAGGACAATTCTTACGTGCGATCTTCGCCTTGAAAACATTGACGGTGCAGGAGGTGATGGTTCCGTTGTCAGAGATAGTTCCGTTAATAGTGGGATCGCCATGTTCTGAGATTCCAAAGTATTATCGCGCCTCGAGTTATCGTTACATCCCTGTTTATAACGAACGTGTTGATTGGTTGATTGGCATCGTTGATGCCATGGAAATCGCCACAACCGAACAACAGGACCAGGATTTAGCGATATTTGTAAAGGAGACGCGTTATGTTCCTGCACTGAAGTCCGCCTTAGATTTACTAAACGAGTTGAGGCACTCCGAGGTCCCTATAGCGATAGTGGTTAATGAACACGGAAGTTGCATAGGTATCGTAGAATTAATAGACATTTTGGAAAAGATTGTCGGAGACATAGCGACAAACCGGAAGCGGGAGACCCCTCGCGTGGAGCAACTCGAGCAGAACGAGTGGCGGATTGATGCGCGCGTGTTAATTCCTGAAGTGAATACGGCATTGGATACTGATATTCCAAGGGATCGGTGTGATACCATTGGTGGCTTTATCCTCATGTTGCTCGGTCGCCTACCAGAACCAGGCGAAACAATTGCATACGAAAACCTCGAATTCACTGTAGACGAAGTCTTCAAATATCGCATTTCTGCGATCCGTATCCTGAAAAAAACCGAGCAACACACTAATCAATGA
- a CDS encoding M23 family metallopeptidase, with translation MYTLILMSTRKNSVRQYTINRGHILLFACVLVLLCVAGIGGVNYGLFQKDQRISAEEQLQASTTKKIEEITQAKLTVESELAALNEEMADIHEMIEHIRQALGILGQGGGENSIAGDFKGAEGLNETQQENVSGIGNIAEDTHEQQQALTVSLLKQKVLSLYNYVSEHQKQLDEYPSILPIKLQQENGKIYTYWYSSGFGWRMHPLTKQREFHQGLDIKAQEGVPVIAAAAGTIVEVKQKGYLGKTIEIEHLRSQMKTLYAHLQDYAEDLKVGEQVTRGQLIGYVGNTGRSTGAHLHYGIYSEQKEQWVNPIKYILDQQPVISP, from the coding sequence ATGTATACGCTTATCTTAATGTCAACTCGCAAGAATTCGGTGCGCCAGTACACCATTAACCGAGGACATATATTGCTTTTCGCTTGTGTTCTTGTCCTCCTATGTGTTGCGGGGATCGGAGGTGTAAACTACGGACTTTTTCAAAAGGATCAGAGAATTAGTGCTGAAGAGCAGTTACAAGCAAGCACAACCAAGAAAATTGAAGAAATCACACAGGCAAAACTCACGGTTGAATCGGAACTCGCTGCCCTTAATGAGGAGATGGCAGATATCCATGAGATGATAGAACACATTCGGCAAGCTTTAGGGATATTGGGTCAAGGTGGCGGGGAGAATAGTATTGCTGGGGACTTCAAAGGGGCTGAGGGCTTAAATGAGACTCAGCAGGAAAACGTATCAGGGATTGGTAACATCGCAGAGGATACACACGAACAACAGCAAGCCTTAACAGTGAGTCTCCTGAAGCAGAAAGTTCTGAGCCTCTATAACTATGTCAGCGAACATCAAAAACAGCTTGACGAATATCCTTCGATTCTACCCATCAAACTTCAACAAGAAAACGGAAAGATATACACTTATTGGTATTCTTCTGGTTTTGGATGGCGGATGCATCCGTTGACGAAGCAACGCGAATTTCACCAAGGTCTTGATATAAAAGCGCAAGAAGGGGTTCCTGTCATTGCTGCTGCTGCTGGTACAATTGTGGAAGTCAAACAGAAGGGGTATTTAGGAAAAACGATCGAGATCGAGCACCTGAGATCACAGATGAAAACGTTGTATGCCCATTTGCAAGATTACGCGGAGGATCTCAAAGTGGGAGAGCAAGTGACACGCGGTCAACTGATAGGCTACGTCGGGAACACCGGCCGTAGCACTGGCGCACACCTTCATTACGGCATTTATAGTGAGCAAAAAGAGCAGTGGGTAAACCCAATAAAATATATTTTAGATCAGCAACCAGTGATTTCACCGTAA
- a CDS encoding extracellular solute-binding protein, whose product MSYLEPLGRCSTHLVTWGIVLCLLALPTVLFAQDELIIISPHPEGIETEFGNNFEKWYEKQTGRTVKTDWRDVGGTSSNYRFIESEFKRVPDGIGIDIFFGGGTDNYLRLSNNGWLNTYKLSETQLAQLTQSFQGIPLYDAEYQWYGAALSSFGIMHNEELREMLSLPKVKTWRDLGDVALLGKIGAADPRESGSAHMVYEIILQTLGWEEGFALLTKLGGNVRGFSAGANAIPTDVVAGQVIYGLAIDFYAYGQIAVVGADKIQYVVPADGAVVTADPIAILKGAPNLSVAQKFLEFVLSEDAQKLWMLRDTDSEGPKWKGGLNRASVLPALYDKLGERCIVPNPFAMEGTPFQYNSDKGGTRWNIVNDLFGVLIIDSHKDLVNAWKAIRKCKDPAKRDAAIAALTKMPITEEEAMNLARSDWKDPTVRNEKIKDWGQFAKEKFKEARDLAK is encoded by the coding sequence ATGTCTTATTTAGAACCCCTCGGACGTTGCAGCACACATCTCGTGACGTGGGGGATTGTATTATGTCTTTTGGCACTGCCAACGGTCCTATTCGCACAAGACGAACTTATCATTATCTCACCACACCCCGAGGGTATTGAGACAGAGTTTGGAAACAATTTCGAGAAGTGGTATGAGAAACAAACGGGTAGAACCGTCAAAACCGATTGGCGAGATGTGGGGGGAACCTCCTCCAACTATCGGTTCATCGAATCGGAGTTTAAGCGTGTGCCAGATGGTATCGGTATTGATATTTTCTTTGGCGGTGGGACTGACAATTATCTCCGTCTTTCAAACAACGGTTGGTTAAACACCTACAAACTCTCCGAGACACAACTTGCGCAGCTGACGCAATCGTTTCAAGGTATCCCGCTCTACGATGCCGAATATCAGTGGTACGGTGCAGCGTTATCGAGTTTCGGCATCATGCACAATGAGGAGCTGCGTGAAATGCTGAGTCTCCCGAAAGTCAAGACATGGCGGGATTTGGGGGATGTCGCATTGCTCGGTAAAATTGGTGCCGCCGACCCAAGAGAGAGTGGCTCAGCACACATGGTGTATGAGATTATCCTTCAAACGCTCGGATGGGAAGAAGGGTTCGCACTCCTGACGAAACTTGGGGGTAATGTTCGCGGTTTCTCCGCTGGTGCGAACGCTATTCCGACAGATGTCGTCGCCGGACAGGTCATTTATGGACTCGCAATTGACTTTTACGCGTACGGTCAAATCGCCGTTGTCGGGGCGGACAAAATCCAATATGTTGTTCCAGCGGATGGCGCAGTGGTCACTGCTGATCCTATTGCCATCCTCAAAGGTGCCCCGAATTTGTCTGTTGCTCAAAAGTTTCTTGAGTTTGTTTTATCGGAAGACGCACAGAAACTTTGGATGCTCCGCGACACCGACTCGGAGGGCCCCAAATGGAAGGGTGGTTTAAACCGCGCGAGTGTGCTACCAGCACTTTACGATAAATTAGGCGAACGCTGTATTGTCCCAAATCCATTTGCGATGGAAGGAACCCCCTTCCAATATAACTCAGATAAAGGGGGGACCCGATGGAATATCGTTAACGATCTCTTCGGTGTTTTAATTATTGATTCGCATAAGGATCTCGTTAACGCATGGAAGGCAATCCGGAAGTGTAAGGACCCGGCGAAACGTGACGCAGCGATTGCGGCTTTAACGAAGATGCCGATCACCGAAGAAGAAGCGATGAATCTGGCACGTAGCGACTGGAAGGATCCGACTGTCCGCAACGAAAAAATCAAGGACTGGGGACAATTCGCCAAAGAAAAGTTCAAAGAGGCACGAGATCTGGCAAAATAG
- a CDS encoding sugar ABC transporter permease, with the protein MKHLNLRMYAMVFALVCVWVIFTLLTGGTFLSTRNLSNLSRQAAVTAILAVGMTLVIVSANIDLSVGYGAGLLGAIAAIVHVWWGQSIFVTLIAVLCIGVLMGVMQGYLVAYQRIPAFIVTLGGFLAYRGLMLAFTKGETILLPDNWLKAIGNAYLSSGLGWGLMVLGLGINGYRFYRQRTAQLQYGTEQTSLRTFLLKVIGTSALIVAFISVMNAHKGIPFPVCILFGLAFIFHFIANHTRFGRYVYAVGGNSEAAYLSGINVRGITLRVFGTMGALMAIAGVVMTARVGSASPEAGRLLELDAIAACVIGGASLMGGRGSIFGAILGAFVMESLNNGMSMANMDASWQDIIKGIVLVAAVGFDIASRRR; encoded by the coding sequence ATGAAACACCTAAATCTCCGCATGTATGCGATGGTGTTTGCCCTCGTCTGTGTTTGGGTGATTTTCACACTCCTGACTGGCGGCACCTTCCTCAGCACTCGGAACCTATCCAATCTCTCCCGCCAAGCCGCAGTCACCGCCATCCTCGCCGTCGGCATGACCTTGGTCATCGTTTCTGCGAATATCGATCTCTCTGTCGGTTACGGTGCTGGATTGCTCGGTGCCATTGCGGCGATTGTCCATGTGTGGTGGGGACAATCGATCTTCGTGACACTCATCGCTGTCTTATGCATCGGGGTTCTGATGGGGGTGATGCAGGGGTATCTCGTGGCGTATCAGCGAATCCCTGCGTTTATCGTCACATTGGGCGGATTTTTGGCGTATCGCGGTTTGATGTTAGCCTTCACCAAAGGTGAGACCATCCTCCTTCCAGACAATTGGCTCAAAGCAATTGGGAACGCCTATCTTTCGTCAGGACTCGGATGGGGACTCATGGTCCTTGGCTTGGGTATCAACGGGTATCGCTTTTACCGACAGCGAACCGCCCAGCTGCAATACGGGACTGAGCAGACATCCTTGCGAACTTTCCTATTGAAAGTAATCGGAACATCTGCCCTCATTGTAGCGTTCATCTCCGTGATGAATGCTCACAAAGGGATTCCGTTTCCAGTCTGCATTCTATTTGGATTAGCGTTCATATTCCATTTTATCGCCAACCACACCCGTTTTGGGCGTTATGTGTACGCGGTCGGTGGAAATTCGGAGGCGGCGTACCTCTCCGGGATCAACGTCCGCGGGATTACGCTGCGGGTGTTTGGAACCATGGGGGCTTTAATGGCGATCGCTGGTGTTGTGATGACAGCACGGGTCGGGAGTGCCAGTCCAGAAGCGGGACGGTTGTTGGAATTGGATGCCATCGCTGCGTGTGTGATTGGCGGTGCCAGTTTGATGGGGGGACGCGGGAGCATCTTCGGGGCAATTTTAGGCGCGTTCGTTATGGAAAGCCTCAACAACGGGATGAGCATGGCGAACATGGATGCCTCATGGCAAGACATAATTAAAGGGATCGTGCTTGTCGCTGCCGTAGGATTTGATATAGCATCACGGCGGAGATGA